One region of uncultured Sulfurimonas sp. genomic DNA includes:
- a CDS encoding bifunctional riboflavin kinase/FAD synthetase, with the protein MKNSTAIAIGGFDGMHIGHQHLFAELGESGTIVVIETGYANLTPKKERENFSHYPIMYIELDEIRHLDGEDFISLLEKKFPNLQKIVVGYDFHFGRDRKYSFKDLKTFFSKEVKIVDEVSLHGDSVHSHKIRAKIKIGDIKGANNFLGHNYTIKGNLVAGQGIGKKELVATINIKTSGFLIPKEGVYVSLTRIDNEEHYHPSVSFIGHRKTTDGSFAIESHILDGEVVCNNEARISFVSFIRDNKKFDSISELKKAIQNDINIASQKLKLLQL; encoded by the coding sequence ATGAAAAATAGTACAGCCATAGCTATAGGTGGTTTTGATGGGATGCATATAGGACATCAGCATCTGTTTGCAGAACTTGGTGAGAGTGGAACTATTGTTGTGATAGAGACAGGCTATGCAAATCTAACACCTAAAAAAGAGCGTGAAAATTTCTCTCATTATCCTATTATGTACATAGAGTTAGATGAAATTCGTCATTTGGATGGAGAGGATTTTATATCTTTGTTAGAGAAAAAATTTCCAAACCTTCAAAAAATAGTTGTAGGTTATGATTTTCACTTTGGTAGAGATAGAAAGTATTCATTTAAGGATCTTAAAACATTTTTTTCTAAAGAGGTTAAGATTGTTGATGAGGTAAGTTTACATGGAGATTCTGTTCACTCTCACAAAATTAGAGCAAAAATTAAAATAGGTGATATAAAAGGTGCAAATAATTTTTTAGGACACAATTATACTATCAAAGGTAATTTAGTCGCTGGTCAAGGTATAGGAAAAAAAGAGTTAGTAGCTACTATAAATATAAAAACATCAGGTTTTTTGATACCAAAAGAGGGTGTGTATGTAAGTTTAACTCGCATAGATAATGAAGAACATTATCATCCATCAGTCTCTTTTATAGGGCATAGAAAAACGACAGATGGCTCATTTGCTATAGAGTCGCATATTTTAGATGGTGAAGTTGTTTGCAATAATGAAGCTAGAATAAGTTTTGTCTCTTTTATACGAGATAATAAAAAATTTGATTCTATTTCAGAGTTAAAAAAAGCGATACAAAATGACATAAATATCGCTTCACAAAAATTAAAATTATTGCAACTGTAA
- a CDS encoding TlyA family RNA methyltransferase has product MRLDNYLVKSFLSESRTKAQEIIKNGLVRVNDKVVKKSSFVIVENNDKVSVEEHKKYVSRSAHKLSLFLEELQLDVNSYVALDIGASTGGFTQVLLEHGVSEVSAVDVGQNQLHKSLLEDARVFSYESCDIREFQSNKTFDIVVSDVAFISLLNILDAVDRLASKKIILLFKPQFEVGRTAKRDNHGVVIDKKAIENAMIKFEDATQLKGWNLIQKSPSKLTGKEGNLEYCYYYEK; this is encoded by the coding sequence ATGAGGCTTGATAACTATCTTGTTAAGTCTTTTCTTAGTGAGAGTAGAACAAAAGCACAAGAGATTATAAAAAATGGACTTGTAAGAGTAAATGATAAAGTAGTGAAAAAAAGCTCTTTTGTAATAGTGGAAAATAACGATAAAGTTAGTGTAGAAGAACATAAAAAATATGTATCTCGCTCAGCTCACAAACTAAGCTTGTTTTTAGAAGAGTTACAACTTGATGTAAATTCTTATGTAGCTTTAGATATTGGCGCTTCTACGGGTGGATTTACTCAGGTTTTATTGGAACATGGTGTTAGTGAAGTAAGTGCTGTTGATGTTGGTCAAAATCAACTTCATAAGAGTTTACTTGAAGATGCAAGAGTCTTTTCTTATGAGAGTTGTGATATAAGAGAGTTTCAAAGCAATAAAACATTTGACATAGTTGTAAGTGACGTGGCTTTTATATCGCTGTTAAATATTTTAGATGCTGTAGATAGACTTGCATCTAAAAAAATTATACTTTTATTTAAACCACAGTTTGAAGTGGGTCGTACAGCTAAGAGAGATAACCATGGGGTTGTTATTGATAAAAAAGCTATAGAAAATGCGATGATAAAATTTGAAGATGCAACACAATTAAAAGGATGGAATTTGATTCAAAAATCTCCATCAAAATTAACAGGTAAGGAAGGTAATCTTGAATATTGTTACTACTATGAAAAATAG